ACCGAATAACTAAACACTTCTCTATTTTGAATGATCTTGATATCTGTCGAAAAGAGCTGGTTGATTCGCTCTCCTGATTTTAATAATTGTTCTTCTTTCATACTTTCATTATATCAAATTATGTTAATAGCACAAATAATTTAGATAATCGTATTTACGGCTTCTTTTTTAAATGCTCCAATGCTTCACGCGTCCAAACAGGCATCATTCGTCCAAGTGGTGCAAAACCGTGCTTGATTCGATCATTTGAAAAACGTCTCCGTCTTGGCAATTGATGTTTTTCCTCTTCTAAGGTACGGATAGAAAGGCTGGCCTTTCCAGTGTATTCGTCAAAATCCACTACCTGTACTTGAACCTCATCGCCAATTTTTAAAATGTCATATATATTTTCAATAAATCCCGTCCGAATCTCCGAGATGTGAATCAGCCCTGTTACCCCTGTATCTAACTCAACAAAGGCACCATAGGGCTGAATTCCTGTAATACGCCCAGTTAGCTTATCACCAATTTTCATTCTAGTCCTCAATTTCAATCGTTTCAATTACCACATCTTCAACTGGTTTGTCCATTGCACCAGTCTCAACAGCTGCAATGGCATCCAAGACTGCAAAAGATTCAGCATCTACTAACTGCCCAAAAACAGTATGGCGGCGGTCAAGGTGAGGTGTTCCACCTTGTTCTGCATAAATCTCAGCGATTGGTTCAGGCCAACCACCACGCGCAATCTCTTTCTTAGAGTATGGCAAGTGTTGGTTTTGGACGATAAAGAACTGGCTTCCATTGGTATTTGGACCCGCATTGGCCATAGAAAGGGCACCACGAACATTATAGAGTTCTTCTGAAAATTCATCTTCAAAAGAGTCGCCGTAGATTGACTCACCACCCATACCAGTACCAGTTGGGTCTCCACCTTGGATCATAAAGTCCTTGATAATTCGGTGGAAAATCACACCATCATAGTAACCGTCTTTTGACAGAGCAACAAAGTTAGCCACTGTTTTAGGAGCGTGATCAGGGAAAAGTTTGATGCGCATATCACCATGATTTGTTTTAATAGTCGCTATCGGACCTTCTACTGTTTCAATTTCTACTTGTGGAAAATGCAATTCTTTTTCTACCATACCAAATCCTTCTAAGGCATTAAAAATGCCATCTTCTTCTACTGTTTTTGTTATATAATCTGCTTTTTCTTTGATTTTATCATGGGAAACACCCATAGCAACGCTGATTCCAGCATAATCAAAGAGTTCCAAGTCATTGAGACCGTCACCAAAGACCATGACATTCTCTGGTTTCAAGCCTAAATGCTCCACCACCTTGGCTACACCTGTGGCTTTTGAACCTGAAATAGGCACAATATCAGATGAATGTTTATGCCAACGCACCATGCGAAGTTTACCAGAGAGACTATCTGGTAGGTGCAAGTCATCTCCTTTATCTTCAAAGGTCCACATCTGGTATATATCTGCTTTTTCATGGAAGTCAGGATCCACATCCAAGTTCGGATAAATCGGATCAATAGCCTCACTGATCAGTTCTGTTCGAGTAGAGAGCTTGGCGTCATGACTGCCAACCAAGCCATATTCAATTCCCTCTCGCTTAGTCCAAGAGATATACTCCTCAACATCTGACTTGTCAATCTGATGCAGATAAATGACCTGACTTTTTTTATCTTCAATATAGGCCCCATTTAGGGTTACAAAAAAGTCCGGCTTGAGCTCACGAATCTCTGGAACAACTCCAAAAATACCACGTCCAGAAGCAATACCTGTTAAAATTCCTTTTTCACGCAACTGCTTAAAGACAGTGGGAATTGTAGCTGGAATAAAACCCGTCTTTGACGTACGCAGGGTATCATCAATATCAAAAAAAACGATTTTAATCTTCTTTGCCTTGTATTTTAATTTCGCATCCATCTCTCTACCTCTTTTCCATCACTCTTTCCATTATACCATAAAGCTGATGAAATTCCTTTTTTGAAAAAAGATGAAAATCCTATCAAAAAGAGAGCCAGTATAACTAGCCCTCTCTTTTCATTCTAGAACATCTCTAGAGCAATCATGGTAATCATTGTTGCATCATAGTAGTTGTCCAAAGATAAATCTTGTGTAAAAATGTATTTATTTTGCTGAAGAAGTTTCAGATAACCTTCTCCCTTGTCAGATGCATAGGTAATCGGTGCCAAAAAACTACCTGCCTGGTATTGATTGAGGGCCGTTCCATTCAAGTCATAACCAGCATAAATACGTTGCTCTTTCATAAAGAAATCCATCATCTTTTGAACGAGTTTTTGGCTTCTTTCATCCTGACTCTGTGACAAGTGATATGGCAAACGACAAGCGTTATAAGAATACGCTCCATCATACTGAGATTCGATAGTGTTGGCATCAACAAGACGTACCCCTGACTTCTCAGCCCAGATAAAGTCTGGCAAGAGACCCGTATCAGAATGAGAACTGATTTGCTCCAATTGCCCAAGCATCTTATCCTTAACATCTAACCACTGTTTGTTTCCAGTCAGGTCATAAAAAGACTGGAAATAGTGAGGAAGAGTATCAGACGTTCGCATCAAGTAATAGTAATCGGAATCCTTGTTGGCCCAGTTCCCTACTGTCAGAACACCTGTCTCTTCGTTGTAATTGTATTGAAGGATATCAGCCAAGATCTTTTTAGCTTGCTCTTGGTATTCCTGTGCTTTATCTGGCCACTGTTTGGCAGCTTCAATTAAAGAATAAGCGATATAGAGATCTCCATCAGTTGCGTTTTGCTTCTCAACCGTTTCACTCTCATTTTTGATCACTTGCTTCCAAGACATCAACTGCGTCCCCTCAATACGATGATTTTGGTAATAACTATAAAGACTATCAAAATCTGCTTGACTTGCTTGCCCTTTTTGGGCAGCTAAAACTGTTATGAGCATGCCGTAACTTTGAGCTTCTGATAGAACTGTTGTCTCCTCAGAATCATTCGTCGTACGGACATAGGACTGATTTCCCTTAGTCACAAGAAACTGTTGGCTCCATTGGTGGTAAATACGATTGCGCATCTCGACTTTACTCCTTCCTCTTGCCAAAAACAAGGTTAAACAAAAGATAGAAAGGATGAGCACAAACCATACATATTTTAATT
This genomic interval from Streptococcus oralis subsp. tigurinus contains the following:
- a CDS encoding S1 RNA-binding domain-containing protein — encoded protein: MKIGDKLTGRITGIQPYGAFVELDTGVTGLIHISEIRTGFIENIYDILKIGDEVQVQVVDFDEYTGKASLSIRTLEEEKHQLPRRRRFSNDRIKHGFAPLGRMMPVWTREALEHLKKKP
- a CDS encoding bifunctional Cof-type HAD-IIB family hydrolase/peptidylprolyl isomerase; protein product: MDAKLKYKAKKIKIVFFDIDDTLRTSKTGFIPATIPTVFKQLREKGILTGIASGRGIFGVVPEIRELKPDFFVTLNGAYIEDKKSQVIYLHQIDKSDVEEYISWTKREGIEYGLVGSHDAKLSTRTELISEAIDPIYPNLDVDPDFHEKADIYQMWTFEDKGDDLHLPDSLSGKLRMVRWHKHSSDIVPISGSKATGVAKVVEHLGLKPENVMVFGDGLNDLELFDYAGISVAMGVSHDKIKEKADYITKTVEEDGIFNALEGFGMVEKELHFPQVEIETVEGPIATIKTNHGDMRIKLFPDHAPKTVANFVALSKDGYYDGVIFHRIIKDFMIQGGDPTGTGMGGESIYGDSFEDEFSEELYNVRGALSMANAGPNTNGSQFFIVQNQHLPYSKKEIARGGWPEPIAEIYAEQGGTPHLDRRHTVFGQLVDAESFAVLDAIAAVETGAMDKPVEDVVIETIEIED
- a CDS encoding glycosyl hydrolase family 8, producing the protein MKTNKLKYVWFVLILSIFCLTLFLARGRSKVEMRNRIYHQWSQQFLVTKGNQSYVRTTNDSEETTVLSEAQSYGMLITVLAAQKGQASQADFDSLYSYYQNHRIEGTQLMSWKQVIKNESETVEKQNATDGDLYIAYSLIEAAKQWPDKAQEYQEQAKKILADILQYNYNEETGVLTVGNWANKDSDYYYLMRTSDTLPHYFQSFYDLTGNKQWLDVKDKMLGQLEQISSHSDTGLLPDFIWAEKSGVRLVDANTIESQYDGAYSYNACRLPYHLSQSQDERSQKLVQKMMDFFMKEQRIYAGYDLNGTALNQYQAGSFLAPITYASDKGEGYLKLLQQNKYIFTQDLSLDNYYDATMITMIALEMF